A genomic segment from Flavobacterium sp. 9R encodes:
- a CDS encoding multidrug efflux SMR transporter produces the protein MNWILLLIAGLFEVGFTTCLGKAKETQGTEATYWFLGFLACLTISMSLVYKVTQTLPIGTAYAVWTGIGAAGTVLVGLLVFKEPATFWRIFFLLTLIASIIGLKMVSEH, from the coding sequence GCTGGCCTTTTCGAAGTAGGATTTACCACTTGTTTAGGCAAAGCCAAAGAAACACAAGGCACCGAAGCTACCTACTGGTTTCTCGGTTTTTTGGCCTGTCTCACCATCAGTATGTCCTTAGTTTACAAGGTCACACAAACCCTCCCCATCGGAACCGCTTATGCCGTTTGGACAGGAATAGGCGCTGCAGGAACCGTTCTCGTCGGACTTTTGGTCTTCAAAGAACCTGCTACTTTTTGGCGTATTTTCTTCCTGCTTACCCTCATTGCCTCTATTATCGGACTAAAAATGGTTTCCGAACATTGA